GTCGTCGTCAACTGCGTCGCGGTCATGGGCGGGATGAACGTCATCGTGCCGCCCGGCGTCGAGGTCGTCGTCCGCGGTATCGGCATCATGGGCGGCTTCGACCACCGCGAGGAGGGCCGGCCGGGCGATCCCGGGGCACCCCGGGTGATCGTCACGGGCTTCGCCTTCTGGGGCGGCGTCGGTGTGGAGCGCAAGCTCACCCGCGCCGAGCGCCAGCGCCAGCGGGAGGAGCGCCGCCAGGAGAAGCTGGAGCGCCGGGCGGCCCGCAAGGAGCTCCAGGGGTCGCAGGGCGGCCGCCTCGGTGACGTGTTCGACGTCCTCGACGACGCGCGGGACCTGATCCGCGACCGGCACGAGGACCATCACGAGTACCGCGACGAGCGGGAGCAGGAGCGCCGCGAACGCCACGAGGAGCGCCGGGACCGTCACCGGGAGCGCCGCGAGGACCGCCACCGCCGGCACTTCGGCGACTACTGAACTCCCGCGGCCGCCGGGTCCGTTGACGGCCGCGGTAGCTGCTGCGGCCCCCGTGACCGGAGTGTCCCCGGCGTCCCCAATGTCCTCGTGGACGGCCGCGGCGCGCCCGCTGTCGCGAGCGCGCCGGTGGGCGTGAGGGGCCGGATCACAGCTCCGCCGGAGCCGAACCCTTCAGCTGCTGCAGGTCGAACACCTCGGCCATCCGCCGGAAGCCCCGGTCGCTCGGGTGGAGATGGTCCCCCGAGTCGTAGTCGGTCCGCAGCCGGCGCGGGTTGTACGGGTCGCGCAGGGCCGCGTCGAAGTCGACGACGGCGTCGTACACCTTCCCCGCGCGGATCTCGGCGTTCACGGCCTCACGGACGGTCTCCCGCTGGGGGGTGTAGCCCCGGTGGCCCTGGAAGGGCATCAGGGTGGCGCCGACGACGCGCAGGCCGCGGGCGTGCGCCTGCCGGACCAGGGTCCGCAGGCCTGCCGTGATGGTGCGCGGGTCGACCTGCCTCGGGTTGCGCAGGATGTCGTTGACGCCCAGGTCGATGACGACGGCCTTGACGTTCGTACGGTCGAGGACGTCCCGCCCGAAGCGGCTCAGCCCGCTGGGGTTGTCGGCGGGACGGCCGAGGCCCGCGGCGAGGATCTGGTTGCCGCTGATGCCCTGGTTCACGACGCTGTAGCGGGGCGTCTCACCGGTTCCGGCCGAGGCGCGCAGCCGCTCCGCGAGGACGTCCGGCCAGCGCCGGTTGGCGCCCACGGTGGAGGTGACGCCGTCGGTGAGCGAGTCGCCGAGGACGACGACCGTGCCCGTCGCCTCGTCGCTCAGCACGTCGACCGCCGTCAGGTAACGCCAGTACGGCGTCTGCTCGGTGTACGAGGCGCCGCTCACGTCCTCCGTACGGTCGCCCTGCGCGACGTACGAGAGCTGGCGTGCCATCGGGTGGTAGGTGACCGGTCCGGACGGCGTCGGCGAGTACGTCGTCACGAGGATGTCCGCGCCGCGCGGGATGCGTACCCGGACGGCGTCGCTCATCACCTGACCGCCCGCCGGAATCACGACGGCCGTCGCGCCGCCGAAGGTGAGGCGGCGCATGGTGTCGGCCGCGGCGGCGGCGTTGTTGTCGGTCGCGGCGACCGCGATCGTGGCGTGCGCGAGGGCCAGCGGCTGCTGTCCGTAGAGATTGGACAGCGTGATGCGGGCGCCCGTGCCCCCGACGGCCGCGTGCACGACGTTGCGCACGGAGCGGCCGGCCATGCCGTCGGCCTCCGTGCCGGGCTCGGCTCCGGCCGGGGACGCCGACCAGGCGCCGACCCAGGTTCCGGTGGAGGCGGGCGCGGCGGAGTTGTGCGACGTGCGCCCACTGGCGACGTCGGTCCGGGTGCCGCTGCCGTCGTCGGCGGCGACACCGATGTAGATGGCCCCCGAAAGGACCACGACCACGGCGAGAACCGCGGCGAGCAGGGCATAACCGTGACGCTTGGTCATGCGGTGCGTCTCTCCTCGAAACGATGGGAGCGAAATGCTCCGATGTGATCACCCCATGATGCGGCATGGGCCGGGAGGAGCACCGACGCACCCCCCTTTGGGTCCCACCGGTCGAATCCCCATCCGAACAGACGCCGGGAACTCGTGTGCCGTTCCAGTAGTCGGTCAAGAAGAGAGGGGAAAGAGACAATATTTACGGGGTGGGTCGGGTTCTGTGGACGGGTGGAGTGAATGGAACGCACGAAATCGGGTGAACCGGACGGCATGGAGCATGCCCGCCCCGGGGGCACCGCGAACACCACGGCGCCCGCCGCGCCGCCGGGCCGCGCGATGAACACCTTCAGCGCCTCCGACATCGAGAAGCGGCGCGGGGTGCGCCGGATGAAGGCGACCGCCACCGGCCTGCTGCTCCTCGTCGCCCTGGTGTACGTGCTGGCGAAGTGGGCCTCGCACGAGGGCGCGGGCGCCTGGGCCGACTATGTCGCGGCGGCCGCGGAGGCGGGCATGGTCGGCGCGATGGCCGACTGGTTCGCCGTCACCGCCCTCTTCCGGCACCCGCTCGGCCTGCCCATCCCGCACACCGCGATCATCCCCACCAAGAAGGACCAGCTGGGCGTCTCGCTCGGCGAGTTCGTCGGTGAGAACTTCCTCTCCGAGGAGGTCGTACGCCAGCGCCTGCGGGCCGTCGGCATCGGCAGCAGGCTCGGCATCTGGCTCGCGGACCCCGAGCACGCGGACCGGGTGACCGCCGAGCTGGCGGCCGCCCTGCGGGGCGCGCTGACCGTGCTGCGGGACTCGGATGTGCAGGCCGTGGTCGGCGAGGCCATCACCCGGCGCGCCGACGCCCAGGAGATCGGGCCCGGCATCGGCAAGATGCTGGAGCGGGTCGTCGCGGACGGCGGGCACCGGCGGGTCGTCGACCTGGTGGTCAGCCGCGCCCACGACTGGCTGGTCTTCCACGACGAGCAGGTCATGGACGCCGTGCAGGGCGGCGCCCCCGGCTGGACGCCCCGCTTCGTCGACAAGAAGGTCGGCGAGCGCGTCTACCGGGAGCTGCTCCGCTTCGTCACCGAGATGCGCGACTCCCCGGCCCACCCGGCCCGCGGCGCCCTCGACCGCTTCCTCACCGACTTCGCCTCCGACCTGCAGTCCGACACCGAGACCCGGGCCCGTGTGGAGCGCCTCAAGGGCGAGGTGCTCGGCCGCGGCGAGGTCCAGGACCTGATCGCGTCCGCCTGGACCGCCGTACGGTCGATGATCGTCTCCGCGGCGGAGGACGAGCGCAGCGAACTGCGGCTGCGGGTGCGGGCCTCCCTGCTCTCCCTCGGCGCCCGCATGGCCACCGAGCCCAAGCTGCAGGCCAAGGTCGACGGCTGGGTGGAGGGCGCCGCGGTGTACGTGGTGACGACGTACCGCACGGAGATCAC
The window above is part of the Streptomyces sp. NBC_01428 genome. Proteins encoded here:
- a CDS encoding DUF1707 SHOCT-like domain-containing protein produces the protein MTDDELPELRASDADRERVAEQLRDALAEGRLDMEEFEERLEATYKARTYGELTPITRDLPGAAVAAPISMVKQPVDDGSWGSRIVGGEGSSSWGVAVLSGFERKGRWTVPRRFNSFAFMGGGEIDLREANFADREVVVNCVAVMGGMNVIVPPGVEVVVRGIGIMGGFDHREEGRPGDPGAPRVIVTGFAFWGGVGVERKLTRAERQRQREERRQEKLERRAARKELQGSQGGRLGDVFDVLDDARDLIRDRHEDHHEYRDEREQERRERHEERRDRHRERREDRHRRHFGDY
- a CDS encoding DUF445 domain-containing protein: MERTKSGEPDGMEHARPGGTANTTAPAAPPGRAMNTFSASDIEKRRGVRRMKATATGLLLLVALVYVLAKWASHEGAGAWADYVAAAAEAGMVGAMADWFAVTALFRHPLGLPIPHTAIIPTKKDQLGVSLGEFVGENFLSEEVVRQRLRAVGIGSRLGIWLADPEHADRVTAELAAALRGALTVLRDSDVQAVVGEAITRRADAQEIGPGIGKMLERVVADGGHRRVVDLVVSRAHDWLVFHDEQVMDAVQGGAPGWTPRFVDKKVGERVYRELLRFVTEMRDSPAHPARGALDRFLTDFASDLQSDTETRARVERLKGEVLGRGEVQDLIASAWTAVRSMIVSAAEDERSELRLRVRASLLSLGARMATEPKLQAKVDGWVEGAAVYVVTTYRTEITSLITDTVAGWDAEHTTKKIEANIGRDLQFIRINGTVVGSLVGLLIYTVSRALGA
- a CDS encoding SGNH/GDSL hydrolase family protein is translated as MTKRHGYALLAAVLAVVVVLSGAIYIGVAADDGSGTRTDVASGRTSHNSAAPASTGTWVGAWSASPAGAEPGTEADGMAGRSVRNVVHAAVGGTGARITLSNLYGQQPLALAHATIAVAATDNNAAAAADTMRRLTFGGATAVVIPAGGQVMSDAVRVRIPRGADILVTTYSPTPSGPVTYHPMARQLSYVAQGDRTEDVSGASYTEQTPYWRYLTAVDVLSDEATGTVVVLGDSLTDGVTSTVGANRRWPDVLAERLRASAGTGETPRYSVVNQGISGNQILAAGLGRPADNPSGLSRFGRDVLDRTNVKAVVIDLGVNDILRNPRQVDPRTITAGLRTLVRQAHARGLRVVGATLMPFQGHRGYTPQRETVREAVNAEIRAGKVYDAVVDFDAALRDPYNPRRLRTDYDSGDHLHPSDRGFRRMAEVFDLQQLKGSAPAEL